A genomic window from Megalobrama amblycephala isolate DHTTF-2021 linkage group LG2, ASM1881202v1, whole genome shotgun sequence includes:
- the uhrf1 gene encoding E3 ubiquitin-protein ligase UHRF1, producing MWIQVRTMDGKETHRVDSLSKLTKVDELRVKITELFNVEAERQRLFYRGKQMEDGHTLFDYNVGLNDIVQLLVRQALPKAALPKDKEAELSDSDSGCGSAQSESDKGSTHGESDGQSAATSGQTDAPDLIDPGFGFYKINEFVDARDLNMGAWFEAQIVNVTKTEKTSGEDGGTDGDEIIYHVKYEDYPENGVVQLRGKDVRPRARTVYQWHQLEEGMIVMVNYNPDEPKERGYWYDAQIQRKRETRTQREVYGKILLGDAGDSLNDCRIMFVTEIYKIEEPGSSDGQGASSDSPLKRSNGPECKVCKDDPKKNCRVCNCHVCGVKQDPDKQLLCDECDMAFHTYCLNPPLTTIPEDEDWYCPECRNDASEVVLAGEKLKESKKKAKMASASSSSQRDWGKGMACVGRTKQCTIVPSNHYGPVPGVPVGTLWKFRVQVSESGVHRPHVAGIHGRSNDGAYSLVLAGGYEDDVDDGNEFTYTGSGGRDLSGNKRTAEQSCDQKLTNMNRALALNCNAAVNEKEGAEAKDWKAGKPVRVVRSSKGRKHSKYCPEDGNRYDGIYKVVKYWPEKGKSGFLVWRYLLKRNDDEPAPWTRDGKERVKKLGLTMQYPEGYLEAVAAKEKEKENKNEEDVEETPTKGKRKRKSQTVDEKSSPAKGTPKKMKVEAYKLSKEQKNLIKDDELNKKLWDEAMESLSLGPRFLNKVEEVFLCICCQEVVYQPITTDCQHNVCRECLQRSFKAEVYTCPACRHDLGKNYQMTVNKPLQAILTQLFPGYSSGRC from the exons ATGTGGATCCAGGTGCGCACTATGGATGGCAAGGAGACCCATCGGGTCGACTCCCTGTCCAAGCTCACCAAGGTGGACGAGCTCCGCGTGAAGATCACCGAACTCTTCAACGTCGAAGCCGAGAGGCAACGACTCTTCTACAGGGGCAAACAG ATGGAGGACGGTCACACACTCTTTGACTATAACGTGGGTTTGAACGACATCGTTCAGCTTCTCGTACGGCAGGCGCTCCCGAAGGCGGCTCTACCGAAGGACAAAGAGGCCGAGCTGTCCGACTCGGACTCCGGCTGCGGATCGGCCCAGAGCGAGTCGGATAAGGGATCCACGCACGGCGAGAGCGACGGCCAGAGCGCCGCAACCTCAGGGCAGACCGACGCACCGGACCTCATCGACCCGGGCTTTGGGTTTTACAAG ATAAACGAGTTCGTAGATGCTCGAGACTTGAACATGGGCGCCTGGTTCGAGGCTCAGATCGTCAACGTGACGAAAACGGAAAAGACTTCAGGGGAAGATGGAGGAACTGATGGGGATGAGATCATTTACCACGTCAAATATGAGGA TTACCCCGAGAACGGCGTGGTGCAGCTGCGCGGGAAAGACGTCCGTCCGCGAGCGCGCACCGTCTACCAGTGGCACCAGCTGGAGGAGGGCATGATTGTGATGGTCAACTACAACCCGGACGAGCCCAAAGAGCGCGGCTACTGGTACGACGCCCAGATCCAGAGGAAGAGGGAGACGCGCACCCAGCGCGAGGTTTACGGCAAGATCCTGCTCGG GGACGCTGGTGATTCTCTGAACGACTGTCGCATCATGTTTGTGACTGAGATCTACAAGATTGAAGAGCCAGGAAGTTCAGATGGTCAAGGAGCCTCTTCTGACAGCCCTCTCAAGA GGTCAAACGGACCCGAGTGCAAGGTCTGCAAAGACGACCCGAAGAAGAACTGCCGCGTGTGCAACTGTCACGTGTGTGGCGTGAAGCAGGACCCAGATAAACAGCTGCTGTGCGACGAATGCGACATGGCGTTTCACACCTACTGTCTGAACCCGCCGCTCACCACCATTCCCGAAGACGAGGACTG GTATTGTCCAGAATGCCGTAACGATGCCAGCGAGGTGGTTCTGGCTGGAGAGAAGCTGAAGGAAAGCAAGAAAAAGGCCAAGATGGCGTCTGCAAGCTCTTCCAGTCAGAGGGACTGGGGGAAG GGTATGGCGTGTGTCGGCCGCACCAAACAGTGCACCATCGTTCCCTCCAACCATTACGGGCCCGTTCCTGGAGTTCCAGTGGGAACGCTGTGGAAGTTCAGAGTGCAG GTGAGCGAATCGGGCGTCCACAGGCCTCACGTCGCAGGGATTCACGGCAGAAGTAACGACGGCGCTTATTCTCTGGTGCTCGCCGGAGGCTATGAAGATGATGTG GACGATGGTAATGAGTTCACCTACACGGGCTCCGGGGGTCGCGACCTGTCTGGGAACAAGAGAACGGCCGAGCAGTCCTGCGATCAGAAGCTCACCAACATGAACAG GGCACTTGCTCTAAACTGTAACGCGGCGGTGAATGAGAAGGAAGGCGCGGAGGCCAAAGACTGGAAGGCTGGGAAACCTGTGAGAGTCGTGCGCAGCTCCAAAGGACGCAAACACAGCAAATACTGTCCTGAAGACGGCAACCGATACGACGGCATTTACAAG GTGGTGAAGTACTGGCCGGAGAAGGGCAAGTCTGGTTTCCTTGTTTGGAGATACTTGCTTAAACGAAATGATGACGAACCGGCGCCGTGGACCCGTGACGGAAAAGAGCGCGTTAAGAAACTGGGGCTCACCATGCAG TATCCTGAGGGTTATCTGGAAGCCGTGGCTGCGAAAGAAAAGGAGAAAGAGAACAAAAACGAAGAAGACGTTGAAGAAACGCCCACAAAGGGCAAGAGGAAGAGGAAATCCCAGACCG TGGACGAGAAGAGTTCTCCGGCCAAAGGCACACCCAAGAAGATGAAAGTGGAGGCGTACAAACTGAGCAAAGAGCAGAAGAACTTGATCAAAGACGATGAGCTGAACAAGAAGCTGTGGGACGAAGCCATGGAGTCTCTCAGCCTCGGACCT CGCTTCCTGAACAAAGTGGAGGAAGTTTTCCTGTGCATCTGCTGCCAAGAAGTCGTCTATCAGCCCATCACCACAGATTGCCAACACAACGTCTGCAGG GAGTGCCTTCAGCGATCTTTCAAAGCCGAGGTCTACACCTGTCCGGCTTGCCGACACGATCTGGGCAAAAACTACCAAATGACGGTGAACAAACCTCTCCAAGCCATCCTCACCCAGCTCTTCCCAGGATACAGCAGCGGCCGGTGTTGA
- the ticam1 gene encoding TIR domain-containing adapter molecule 1, producing MAEEQFANLAKVFEILSQAAQERWFSLTFKMGRERPEELVHGMCLILLKRNSEAYAKLTANSDSSIGSYLAEMLKMHGERLNGGHIGGFKATDAKTLLDIARIFTILVQERLCDKSLRDQAYLAALAASRTCGLRSLDVEEEVKQVCGPDAIDKSNTELATYNLTSPDVSERNDTRLLSQQSSSVCSSYSLEISSPTATESSTKDSKPLSLRTPTNSESTTSQDQLRRPTMNIRGNNQLQTAEVNHATNSKQCVDSKGSSQVVTSKSTNISFSSSPNDANAKDLKPPTQANSFCSPEASQSDVEDTFYAFVILHEAEDADEAQRLRERLESIISAPGATFSDDFAQPGRSTLRCIEDAIENSAFTLLLLTQNFKSNLSETTADSAIVNSLENHHKLNSVIPLLPRENRLSRESFPLVLRTKVFLDESRMFERNVLKAITPDKVANQKKIWLMGQRKKKLHEEQKRLREENARNAELQRETEKLARLKLESEMQQNKMFHTASAPPPFNGAMYTQPGSWQPQQSCIHIENAQNVMIGNHSTMNIDHVKNSADEFDF from the coding sequence ATGGCAGAAGAGCAATTCGCGAATCTCGCTAAGGTGTTTGAGATCCTCTCCCAGGCTGCGCAGGAGCGATGGTTCAGCCTGACCTTCAAAATGGGCCGCGAACGGCCCGAGGAGCTGGTGCACGGCATGTGCTTGATTCTCCTGAAGCGGAACAGCGAGGCGTATGCTAAGCTAACTGCTAACAGCGACAGCAGCATTGGAAGCTACTTGGCCGAAATGCTCAAAATGCATGGAGAACGTTTGAACGGCGGCCATATTGGCGGTTTTAAGGCAACAGATGCCAAAACGTTATTGGATATAGCAAGAATTTTCACCATTTTGGTGCAGGAGAGATTGTGCGACAAGTCACTACGAGATCAAGCCTACCTCGCGGCTCTTGCGGCGAGCAGAACGTGTGGTTTGCGATCTTTAGATGTCGAGGAGGAAGTAAAGCAAGTCTGCGGACCTGATGCTATCGATAAATCCAACACCGAACTTGCAACTTACAATCTGACGTCTCCAGATGTATCTGAGCGAAACGATACCCGTTTGCTGTCTCAGCAATCAAGTTCGGTCTGCAGTTCATATAGTCTGGAAATTAGTTCGCCAACTGCTACAGAATCCAGTACGAAAGATTCAAAGCCGTTGAGTTTACGCACGCCAACAAATAGTGAAAGTACAACCAGTCAAGACCAGCTACGACGACCAACTATGAATATTCGCGGGAACAACCAACTACAGACAGCGGAAGTCAATCACGCGACAAATTCAAAGCAGTGTGTAGACTCCAAAGGAAGCTCCCAAGTTGTGACATCCAAAAGCACAAATATTAGTTTTTCTTCCAGCCCAAATGATGCTAACGCTAAAGATCTCAAACCACCAACTCAAGCTAACAGTTTTTGCTCTCCGGAAGCAAGCCAAAGCGACGTAGAAGATACGTTTTACGCCTTCGTGATCCTCCACGAAGCAGAAGATGCGGATGAGGCGCAAAGACTAAGAGAAAGACTCGAGAGCATAATCTCCGCGCCTGGCGCGACGTTTTCCGACGACTTCGCCCAACCGGGAAGGTCGACGTTGCGATGCATTGAGGACGCCATCGAGAACTCGGCGTTCACACTGCTGCTGCTCACGCAGAACTTCAAATCCAACCTCAGCGAGACCACCGCCGATTCAGCGATCGTGAATTCGCTGGAAAACCATCACAAACTGAACTCTGTTATTCCGCTGCTACCTCGCGAAAACCGCTTGTCTCGCGAAAGTTTTCCGTTGGTGCTTAGGACGAAGGTCTTTCTCGATGAAAGCAGAATGTTCGAACGCAACGTCTTGAAGGCCATCACACCGGACAAAGTGGCAAATCAAAAGAAGATTTGGCTAATGGGCCAGCGGAAGAAGAAGCTACACGAGGAACAGAAGAGACTGCGAGAGGAGAACGCCAGAAACGCGGAACTACAACGAGAGACTGAAAAATTAGCGCGACTGAAACTAGAAAGCGAAATGCAACAAAATAAGATGTTTCACACAGCATCCGCACCACCTCCGTTTAATGGAGCAATGTATACGCAACCTGGATCATGGCAGCCGCAACAATCATGCATCCACATTGAGAACGCGCAGAACGTTATGATCGGAAATCACTCGACGATGAATATTGACCATGTTAAAAACTCGGCTGATGAGTTTGACTTTTAA